One genomic window of Leptotrichia shahii includes the following:
- the gmhA gene encoding D-sedoheptulose 7-phosphate isomerase: MLKESIRNSYLTAFETVKAFVENEENIEKTEKISQELALAYKNGKKSLIAGNGGSNCDAMHFAEEFTGRFRRDRKALPSISISDSSHITCVGNDYGFDFIFAKGVEAFGQEGDFFFGISTSGNSKNVIEAVKMAKEKNLKTVALLGKDGGKLKGECDYEFIIPGKTSDRIQEVHMIVLHIIIEGVERILFPENY, encoded by the coding sequence ATGCTAAAGGAAAGTATTAGAAATTCGTATTTGACTGCCTTTGAAACTGTAAAGGCATTTGTAGAAAATGAGGAAAATATTGAAAAAACAGAAAAAATTTCACAGGAATTGGCATTGGCTTATAAAAATGGGAAAAAATCACTAATTGCTGGAAATGGTGGAAGTAACTGTGATGCGATGCATTTTGCAGAAGAATTTACAGGGAGATTTAGAAGGGACAGAAAAGCATTGCCATCTATAAGTATTAGTGATTCCTCACATATTACTTGTGTTGGAAATGATTATGGATTTGATTTTATATTTGCAAAAGGTGTGGAGGCATTTGGACAGGAAGGGGACTTTTTCTTTGGAATTTCAACTTCGGGAAATTCTAAAAATGTGATTGAGGCTGTAAAAATGGCAAAAGAAAAAAATCTGAAAACTGTGGCATTGCTTGGAAAAGATGGTGGGAAATTGAAGGGAGAATGTGATTATGAATTTATAATACCTGGTAAAACATCAGACAGGATTCAGGAAGTTCATATGATAGTTTTGCATATTATAATTGAAGGTGTGGAAAGAATTTTATTTCCTGAAAATTATTAA
- a CDS encoding MliC family protein, protein MTILKKSMFVLSVMTLIGGMSFAAAAKTKKARVAKKTTVRKVASESYTCGSEKITVAYPTTKTARLTTKEGKVYNLNVAVSGSGSRYVSKNGNIEFFKGGKEAMYRGSNGIEKSCTKR, encoded by the coding sequence ATGACAATATTGAAAAAATCTATGTTTGTATTATCTGTAATGACATTAATTGGTGGAATGAGCTTTGCTGCAGCAGCAAAAACAAAAAAAGCTCGAGTTGCTAAAAAAACAACTGTTAGAAAAGTTGCTTCAGAATCATACACTTGCGGTTCTGAAAAAATAACAGTTGCCTATCCAACAACAAAAACTGCAAGATTAACAACAAAAGAAGGAAAAGTTTATAACTTAAATGTTGCAGTGTCAGGTAGTGGATCAAGATATGTTTCTAAAAATGGAAATATTGAATTTTTCAAAGGCGGAAAAGAGGCTATGTATAGAGGATCTAACGGTATTGAAAAATCTTGTACAAAAAGATAG
- the cls gene encoding cardiolipin synthase, with protein MHGLAIIISTWIIPFERIHYLIIIILAVAVLLSDKSPNAMLAWIFTIFTFPVGGAVLYLLFGINWRRNKIISKKMKGEERKLFSKLFNFMQRDVSDIFRSQDFFYYNRLKNIDENANKMSKTEIKEKIQDQIDTMITNIGLPAQQREIVKMLYSAEGTFLTNNDSYKLFYSGKEAFDSILEDIENAKNTIYMEYFIWKADELGERIKNVLIKKAQEGVKIKLLFDGVGTWKLPRKYKKELRSAGIEIRWFLDVKFFISKMNYRNHRKIALIDNEVVHTGGMNVGQEYIDGGKRFESWRDTNIRITGEIIGQYLAIFVTDWLNSGGKYSFGEDIKGEAVHELEGQKPIDKQEKIEYLMQVSSSGPDTEWTTLKYLYSKMIATAKKEILIQSPYFVPDTDLVSQLKMASLSGVKIKIMLTGVPDKKMPYWIAETYFAELIEAGIEIFRYKAGFLHSKNVIVDEKISTMGTCNFDMRSFEINYEVNSVFYNEEISRDLKEQFGKDLEVCEKFDEARLKKVTFRKQLRNSVFKLISPIM; from the coding sequence ATGCATGGATTGGCTATAATTATTTCAACTTGGATAATTCCGTTTGAGAGGATACATTATTTGATTATTATTATTTTAGCGGTGGCGGTGCTGCTGTCAGATAAGTCGCCAAATGCGATGCTTGCTTGGATTTTTACGATTTTTACATTTCCAGTTGGTGGAGCAGTTTTGTATCTTTTATTTGGAATTAATTGGAGAAGAAATAAGATAATTTCAAAAAAGATGAAAGGCGAAGAAAGAAAGCTGTTTTCAAAACTTTTTAACTTTATGCAGCGGGATGTATCCGATATTTTCAGGTCACAGGACTTTTTTTATTATAATCGGCTAAAAAATATAGATGAAAATGCCAATAAAATGTCAAAAACTGAAATTAAGGAAAAAATTCAGGATCAAATTGATACGATGATAACAAATATTGGACTTCCTGCCCAGCAAAGAGAAATTGTAAAAATGCTTTACAGTGCTGAAGGGACTTTTTTGACTAATAATGATTCCTACAAGCTGTTTTACAGCGGGAAAGAGGCTTTTGACTCTATTTTGGAAGATATTGAAAATGCGAAAAATACGATTTATATGGAGTATTTTATTTGGAAAGCTGATGAATTAGGTGAAAGAATAAAAAATGTACTTATAAAAAAGGCACAGGAAGGGGTTAAGATAAAACTGCTTTTTGATGGAGTAGGGACGTGGAAATTGCCGAGAAAATATAAAAAGGAACTTAGAAGTGCTGGAATTGAAATAAGATGGTTCTTAGACGTAAAATTTTTCATTTCCAAGATGAATTATCGGAATCATCGTAAAATAGCCTTGATTGACAATGAAGTAGTACATACTGGCGGAATGAATGTGGGGCAGGAATATATAGACGGTGGAAAGCGGTTTGAAAGCTGGAGAGATACGAATATTAGAATTACTGGGGAAATAATTGGGCAATATCTTGCAATCTTTGTAACAGATTGGCTAAATAGTGGCGGCAAATACAGTTTTGGTGAAGATATAAAGGGTGAAGCGGTTCACGAATTGGAAGGGCAAAAGCCAATTGACAAGCAGGAAAAGATTGAATATCTGATGCAGGTTTCTTCAAGTGGACCTGACACAGAATGGACGACTTTGAAATATTTGTATTCTAAAATGATTGCGACTGCAAAAAAGGAAATTTTAATTCAAAGTCCATATTTTGTGCCTGATACAGATTTAGTTTCTCAGCTGAAAATGGCGTCTCTTTCTGGGGTAAAAATAAAAATAATGCTTACAGGAGTACCTGATAAAAAGATGCCATACTGGATTGCAGAAACTTATTTTGCAGAATTGATAGAGGCTGGAATTGAAATTTTTAGATATAAGGCAGGATTTTTGCACAGTAAAAATGTAATAGTGGATGAAAAAATATCTACAATGGGAACGTGTAATTTTGATATGAGAAGTTTTGAGATAAATTATGAAGTAAATTCGGTATTTTACAATGAGGAAATCAGCAGGGATTTGAAAGAGCAGTTTGGAAAAGACTTGGAAGTGTGTGAAAAGTTTGATGAGGCAAGATTGAAGAAGGTGACTTTTAGAAAACAACTGAGAAATTCTGTATTCAAGTTAATTTCGCCAATAATGTAA
- the truB gene encoding tRNA pseudouridine(55) synthase TruB, which translates to MEKNFTKDGLILLNKSKGISSFAAINELKRKIKAKKVGHAGTLDPMAEGLMIVMINDATKFSDDLMKKEKEYYVEMELGYKTDTYDLEGTIIERYEAEINISNAQIIKAVNSFKGKIKQIPPMYSAVKVDGKKLYDLARKGVEVERTERNVQISEVRKIKIVRPNKNSKDNENIKISFYVKVSSGTYIRSLVYDIGEKLGVFATMTRLVRTKIGRFEIEDAINLEKAEAEIDKLKELVEAKRENESFWATKSEAVIRAEKIREIVCFVEIEYVLDYFGINVSNEKYGKLKNGMTVIDTFKKFENISKEVNMRKNIKENQKFKIYVRNRDTNEREFRGIVKIVNIKGDRIYLKRDKYFL; encoded by the coding sequence ATGGAAAAAAATTTCACAAAGGACGGACTTATTCTACTGAATAAAAGTAAAGGAATAAGCTCGTTTGCGGCAATTAATGAGCTAAAAAGAAAAATCAAGGCTAAAAAAGTTGGGCATGCGGGGACATTAGATCCGATGGCTGAAGGGCTTATGATTGTTATGATTAATGATGCTACAAAATTTTCTGATGACCTGATGAAAAAGGAAAAGGAATATTATGTTGAAATGGAACTTGGATACAAAACTGATACTTATGATCTGGAAGGGACGATTATTGAAAGATATGAAGCTGAAATAAATATAAGCAATGCCCAAATAATAAAAGCTGTAAATAGTTTTAAAGGAAAAATAAAACAAATCCCTCCAATGTATTCTGCAGTAAAAGTAGATGGGAAAAAACTTTATGATTTGGCGAGAAAAGGTGTGGAAGTTGAAAGAACAGAAAGAAATGTTCAAATTTCAGAAGTTAGAAAAATAAAAATTGTTCGACCGAATAAAAATTCAAAAGATAATGAAAATATTAAAATTTCATTTTATGTAAAAGTCAGCAGTGGAACTTATATCCGTTCTCTAGTTTACGATATTGGGGAAAAATTGGGAGTTTTTGCTACAATGACAAGGCTTGTGAGAACTAAAATTGGAAGATTTGAAATTGAAGATGCGATTAATTTGGAAAAGGCTGAAGCTGAAATTGATAAATTGAAGGAATTAGTGGAAGCTAAAAGGGAAAATGAATCGTTTTGGGCTACAAAAAGTGAGGCTGTAATCAGAGCTGAAAAAATTCGGGAAATAGTGTGTTTTGTGGAAATAGAATATGTGCTTGACTATTTTGGGATAAATGTTTCCAATGAGAAATATGGAAAATTGAAAAATGGAATGACAGTTATTGACACATTTAAAAAATTTGAAAATATAAGTAAAGAAGTTAATATGAGAAAAAACATTAAAGAAAATCAGAAATTTAAGATTTATGTGAGAAATAGAGATACAAATGAACGGGAATTTCGTGGAATTGTAAAAATTGTAAATATTAAGGGAGATAGGATTTATTTAAAAAGAGATAAATATTTTTTGTAA
- the ruvC gene encoding crossover junction endodeoxyribonuclease RuvC produces the protein MRILGIDPGTAIVGYAVVDYENGEYNPLDYGCIFTDKDEDMPIRLEKIYDGLENIIKLWKPEDMAIEDLFFFKNQKTVIKVGQARGVITLAGQKNNLNLYSYTPLQVKMGIASYGRADKKQIQEMVKLMLKLDEIPKPDDAADALAIAITHINSKIGFGSFDRGDNITKKLSKITSNRIKLEDYKKLIK, from the coding sequence ATGAGAATTTTAGGGATAGATCCTGGGACAGCGATAGTGGGATATGCTGTTGTAGATTATGAAAATGGTGAATACAATCCACTCGACTATGGATGTATTTTTACAGATAAGGATGAAGATATGCCAATTAGGCTGGAAAAAATTTATGATGGACTGGAAAACATTATAAAGCTATGGAAACCTGAAGATATGGCTATTGAAGATTTATTTTTCTTTAAAAATCAAAAAACAGTAATAAAAGTAGGACAGGCTCGTGGAGTAATAACTTTAGCAGGACAAAAGAATAATTTAAATTTATACAGTTACACACCGCTTCAAGTAAAAATGGGAATTGCAAGTTATGGAAGAGCTGATAAAAAGCAAATTCAGGAAATGGTAAAGTTAATGTTAAAGTTAGATGAAATTCCAAAGCCTGATGACGCTGCAGATGCCCTTGCCATCGCAATTACTCACATAAATTCTAAAATAGGGTTTGGAAGTTTTGACAGGGGAGATAATATTACAAAAAAATTGAGTAAAATTACTTCTAACCGAATAAAACTGGAAGATTATAAAAAATTAATAAAATAA
- a CDS encoding tRNA (cytidine(34)-2'-O)-methyltransferase gives MNIVLLNPEIHVNTGNIGRTCVLTNTKLHLIKPLGFELDDKKIKRAGLDYWKDVQLFVWENWEHFWQENIENSNAKIYFATTKTKQRYTDVKFNDSDYIMFGPESRGIPEEILNKYKESNITIPMLPLGRSLNLSNAVAVVLFEALRQNNFEY, from the coding sequence ATGAACATAGTTCTATTAAATCCAGAAATACATGTAAATACAGGAAATATAGGAAGAACCTGTGTTTTAACAAATACAAAGCTGCATTTAATAAAACCTCTCGGTTTTGAACTGGATGATAAGAAAATAAAACGTGCGGGACTAGACTACTGGAAAGATGTACAACTTTTCGTGTGGGAAAATTGGGAACACTTCTGGCAGGAAAACATCGAAAACAGCAATGCAAAAATCTATTTTGCAACAACAAAAACAAAACAGAGATATACAGATGTGAAATTTAATGACAGCGATTATATAATGTTTGGGCCTGAATCACGTGGAATACCTGAAGAAATATTGAATAAATACAAGGAAAGCAATATTACGATTCCAATGCTTCCACTTGGACGTTCACTGAATTTGTCGAATGCTGTGGCGGTGGTGCTGTTTGAGGCTTTAAGACAAAATAATTTTGAATATTAA
- the thyA gene encoding thymidylate synthase → MKQYLDMVKYVLDNGVKKENRTGVDTISTFAYSYKVDLSKGYPLLTTKKMYFNSMLHELFWYLSGEEHIKNLRKKTKIWDAWADEEGRLETAYGRFWRRYPVPEISLDGEVFADENNPWVTREENGQLVFDQIQYIIDTLKEMKTNPNHKNGRRMIVLAWNPGNATISKLPPCHYTFAFNVLGNKLNCHLTQRSGDIALGIPFNLACYSLLTMMIAKECGYEVGEFAHTIIDAHIYENHIEGLKEQLTREPLKLAKIKIADKPFNELAFDDIVLEDYESHPVIKFEVAV, encoded by the coding sequence ATGAAACAATATCTGGATATGGTTAAGTATGTACTTGACAATGGAGTGAAAAAGGAAAACAGGACAGGAGTTGACACAATTTCAACTTTTGCTTATTCATATAAAGTAGATTTGAGCAAAGGTTATCCACTTTTGACAACGAAAAAAATGTATTTTAACTCGATGTTACATGAGTTGTTCTGGTATTTATCGGGAGAAGAGCATATTAAGAACTTGCGAAAAAAGACAAAAATATGGGATGCATGGGCAGATGAGGAAGGAAGGCTGGAAACGGCTTATGGAAGATTCTGGAGAAGATATCCTGTACCTGAAATTTCGCTAGATGGAGAAGTTTTTGCTGATGAAAATAATCCTTGGGTAACTAGAGAAGAAAATGGACAGCTTGTATTTGACCAGATTCAGTATATTATTGACACTCTGAAGGAAATGAAAACAAATCCTAATCACAAAAACGGAAGAAGAATGATAGTTTTAGCTTGGAATCCAGGAAATGCAACAATTAGTAAATTGCCACCGTGTCATTATACTTTTGCGTTTAATGTTCTTGGAAATAAACTTAACTGCCATTTGACTCAAAGAAGCGGAGATATTGCACTTGGGATACCGTTTAATCTAGCTTGTTACTCATTGCTTACAATGATGATTGCAAAAGAATGTGGGTATGAAGTTGGAGAATTTGCTCATACAATAATTGATGCTCATATTTATGAAAATCATATTGAAGGGCTAAAGGAGCAATTGACAAGAGAGCCATTAAAACTTGCAAAAATTAAGATCGCAGACAAGCCGTTTAATGAACTTGCATTTGACGATATTGTGCTGGAAGATTATGAAAGTCATCCTGTGATTAAATTTGAAGTTGCGGTTTAA
- a CDS encoding dihydrofolate reductase, with protein MFSLIVAIGKNNEIGKNNQLLWHIPEDLKNFKKITTGKTVIMGKNTYESIGKPLPNRVNIVLSRNFLEIGKKISEDRKKYENETTKLEFFDDFQKVIEKYKDFPEEVFIIGGGEIYKKSLELGIITRIYMSHVDFSDDEADTYFPEIDFEKWVTLTEENYDGWKFCIYEKIK; from the coding sequence ATGTTTAGCTTAATAGTTGCTATTGGGAAAAATAATGAAATTGGAAAAAATAATCAGCTTTTGTGGCATATTCCTGAAGATTTGAAAAATTTTAAGAAAATAACTACTGGGAAAACGGTTATTATGGGAAAAAATACTTATGAAAGCATAGGAAAACCTTTGCCTAATCGTGTGAATATTGTTTTATCAAGAAATTTTTTAGAAATAGGAAAAAAAATAAGTGAAGATAGAAAAAAATATGAAAATGAAACTACAAAGCTGGAATTTTTTGATGATTTTCAAAAGGTTATCGAAAAGTATAAAGATTTCCCAGAGGAAGTTTTTATTATTGGTGGAGGCGAAATTTACAAAAAGTCGCTTGAACTTGGAATTATAACAAGAATTTATATGAGCCATGTTGATTTTTCTGATGATGAGGCAGATACTTATTTTCCAGAGATAGATTTTGAAAAATGGGTAACTTTGACAGAGGAAAATTATGATGGCTGGAAATTTTGTATTTATGAAAAAATAAAATAA
- a CDS encoding TetR/AcrR family transcriptional regulator, with translation MPKLKFTKEVVVEAGYELMKKKGFQNVSVRKIANYLKCSTAPIYFNFRTIDELKEEIINMCKEKLKKYLYGNYSERKILSGAIGFVIFAREEKELFRTIFLDTTERFEKLYEMTLNELLTKENLHESFPDLEKEEAKNVVNKIWYFLFGYATMLCTRLDEDYRKNETNEIIENKILEIVKYFQM, from the coding sequence ATGCCTAAGCTAAAATTTACAAAAGAAGTAGTGGTTGAGGCTGGATATGAATTGATGAAAAAGAAAGGCTTTCAAAATGTAAGTGTCAGAAAAATTGCAAATTATTTAAAATGTTCCACGGCACCGATTTACTTTAATTTTAGGACAATAGATGAGTTAAAGGAAGAAATTATAAATATGTGCAAGGAAAAATTAAAAAAATATTTGTATGGGAATTATTCAGAAAGAAAAATTTTAAGTGGAGCTATTGGATTTGTAATCTTTGCTAGAGAAGAAAAGGAATTATTTAGAACAATTTTTCTTGATACTACTGAAAGATTTGAAAAACTCTATGAAATGACGCTTAATGAACTTTTAACAAAAGAAAATTTACATGAAAGTTTTCCTGATTTAGAAAAGGAAGAGGCTAAAAATGTTGTAAATAAAATATGGTATTTTTTATTTGGATATGCAACTATGCTTTGTACACGGCTTGATGAAGATTATAGAAAAAATGAAACGAATGAAATCATAGAAAATAAAATATTAGAAATAGTAAAATATTTTCAGATGTAA
- a CDS encoding lysophospholipid acyltransferase family protein, which yields MNKYKFLGAFLHFIYRMLSFMTRKEYFFADGVEMNEPNIIVFWHRKIFTVCNATRTIKKKASIVSASKDGEILAELLRREGNELIRGSSNKDNIKSLKEAMKYAKRKYKLGIAIDGPAGPIFEPKSGAIFIAKKTGMPIVPISSYCSKKWIFKNMWDKLEIPMPFSRCVHYVAKPFYLTRESSMEESIELVKKRIHEAGYKAFEIYNKKYNKNKKIEFNEESFGKE from the coding sequence ATGAATAAATACAAATTTTTGGGAGCATTTCTTCATTTTATATACAGGATGCTTAGCTTTATGACTAGAAAGGAATATTTTTTTGCAGATGGAGTAGAAATGAATGAGCCTAATATCATTGTTTTCTGGCACAGAAAAATTTTTACAGTTTGTAATGCTACACGAACTATTAAAAAGAAGGCTTCCATCGTAAGTGCATCAAAGGATGGAGAGATATTGGCGGAATTGCTTAGAAGGGAAGGAAATGAGCTTATTCGAGGCTCTTCTAACAAAGATAATATAAAAAGTTTAAAAGAAGCTATGAAATATGCTAAAAGAAAATATAAACTTGGAATTGCTATAGACGGACCAGCAGGACCTATTTTTGAGCCAAAATCTGGTGCAATCTTTATAGCAAAAAAGACAGGAATGCCAATTGTGCCAATCAGCTCCTACTGTAGTAAAAAGTGGATTTTTAAGAATATGTGGGACAAACTTGAAATACCAATGCCGTTTTCAAGATGTGTCCATTATGTTGCAAAGCCATTTTACTTGACACGGGAAAGTTCCATGGAAGAATCAATAGAATTAGTCAAAAAAAGAATACATGAAGCTGGGTACAAAGCATTTGAGATTTATAATAAAAAATATAATAAAAATAAAAAAATTGAATTCAACGAAGAAAGTTTTGGAAAAGAATAA
- the metG gene encoding methionine--tRNA ligase: MSKSFYITTPIYYPNAAPHVGTAYTTIICDMVARYKRLTGYDVKFLTGVDEHGQKIQEAAEKNGYTPQQWVDKMSSNFTTLWGKLNISNTDFMRTTQERHINSVREIVKKVNENGDIYKGEYWGKYCVSEETFVPENQLVDGKYMGKEVIDVKEISYFFRLSKYEDALLKYIEENPEFIKPEGKKNEVIAFIKQGLQDLSISRTTFNWGIPLELEKGHVIYVWFDALTNYLTGAGFAKDPEEFANVWTNGTVNHVVGKDILRFHAIIWPAMLMSAGIKLPDTVAAHGWWTVEGEKMSKSLGNVVNPEEEVKKYGLDAFRYYLMREATFGQDADYSKKAMIQRINSDLANDLGNLLNRTIGMQKKYFNSEVVLNEAEESFDAEIKELWENTLADLDKHINNYQFSEALKDIWKFISRMNKYIDECEPWKLSKSENQKDRLSTVMYNLVDSLYKIAVVISPFMPETGQKMINQLGLDKDVTKLLLDDVREWKSYPVGNKLNKAVPLFPRIELEEELEKEYNEDLKIENPITIDDFNRIEIKVVQIEKVQKIENADRLLKFIVNTGKEKRQIISGIAKWYPNEQELAGKKVQAVLNLKPVELKGELSQGMLLTTTEKKKTKLIIINDEVKVGTTVK; this comes from the coding sequence ATGTCAAAATCGTTTTATATAACAACGCCAATTTATTATCCTAATGCGGCACCGCATGTGGGAACAGCTTACACAACAATAATTTGTGATATGGTAGCGAGATATAAAAGATTAACAGGATATGATGTTAAGTTTTTGACTGGAGTGGACGAGCATGGACAAAAAATTCAAGAAGCAGCAGAAAAAAATGGATATACGCCCCAACAATGGGTGGATAAAATGTCATCAAATTTTACAACTTTGTGGGGAAAATTAAATATTTCAAATACTGATTTTATGAGAACTACTCAAGAAAGGCATATTAACAGTGTCAGGGAAATTGTAAAAAAAGTCAATGAGAATGGAGATATTTACAAAGGTGAATACTGGGGTAAATATTGCGTTTCAGAAGAAACTTTTGTTCCTGAAAATCAATTAGTTGATGGAAAATATATGGGAAAAGAAGTTATTGATGTGAAGGAAATTTCATACTTTTTCAGGTTGTCAAAATATGAAGATGCATTATTAAAGTATATTGAAGAGAATCCTGAATTTATCAAGCCAGAAGGCAAAAAAAATGAAGTTATCGCATTTATAAAGCAAGGATTGCAGGATTTATCAATCTCAAGAACGACTTTTAATTGGGGAATACCATTAGAGCTGGAAAAAGGGCATGTAATTTATGTCTGGTTTGACGCTTTGACAAATTATTTGACTGGAGCGGGATTTGCTAAAGACCCTGAAGAATTTGCAAATGTCTGGACAAATGGTACAGTAAATCATGTTGTTGGAAAGGATATTTTGAGATTCCATGCTATTATTTGGCCTGCGATGCTTATGTCAGCTGGAATAAAATTGCCTGATACGGTTGCGGCACATGGATGGTGGACTGTTGAAGGTGAAAAGATGTCTAAATCGCTTGGAAATGTCGTTAATCCTGAAGAAGAAGTGAAAAAATACGGGCTTGATGCCTTTAGATATTATTTGATGAGAGAGGCGACTTTTGGACAAGATGCAGATTATTCCAAAAAAGCTATGATTCAAAGAATAAATTCTGACCTTGCAAATGATTTGGGAAATCTTTTAAATAGAACGATTGGAATGCAAAAGAAATACTTTAATTCGGAAGTTGTATTAAATGAAGCTGAAGAAAGTTTTGATGCTGAAATTAAGGAACTTTGGGAAAATACATTGGCAGACTTGGATAAGCATATAAATAATTATCAATTTTCTGAAGCATTAAAGGATATTTGGAAATTCATTTCAAGAATGAATAAATATATTGATGAATGTGAACCTTGGAAACTTTCAAAGAGTGAAAATCAAAAGGATAGATTGTCAACGGTTATGTATAATTTAGTGGATTCACTTTATAAGATTGCTGTAGTGATTTCGCCGTTTATGCCTGAAACTGGACAAAAGATGATAAATCAACTGGGACTTGACAAGGATGTTACTAAATTGCTTTTGGATGATGTAAGAGAATGGAAAAGTTATCCTGTTGGAAATAAATTAAACAAAGCGGTTCCATTATTTCCTAGAATTGAGCTGGAAGAAGAGCTTGAAAAAGAATATAATGAAGATTTAAAAATTGAAAATCCAATTACAATAGATGACTTTAACAGAATTGAAATTAAAGTTGTTCAAATTGAAAAAGTACAAAAAATTGAAAATGCCGATAGACTGCTAAAATTTATTGTAAATACAGGAAAAGAAAAAAGACAGATTATTTCAGGAATCGCAAAATGGTATCCGAATGAACAGGAATTAGCTGGTAAAAAAGTTCAGGCTGTGTTAAATTTAAAACCAGTTGAATTAAAAGGGGAACTTTCACAAGGGATGCTTTTGACAACGACAGAAAAGAAAAAAACTAAACTGATAATTATAAATGATGAAGTAAAAGTTGGAACAACTGTAAAATAA
- a CDS encoding tetratricopeptide repeat protein, producing the protein MKKCIYILFVLLFLVSCSKNDAGYDALEKGLIGILEKKDYEYIMKNINESAKAGNEDVYGLAYTYLAENGSMFFNKYMKKSKGIAEYYQALLLQQTNGDELQILDLLENSAKQGNIKAYYMIGNIYENRLQFTKAQEYLKKGRDAGEIYSLYSYEYNKKLMKFYKRIEELNQKLNDGTITSEEKKELGTLVLEKVSNPEKAYDILKDFLSENYSPALYAKAKLLEKDDKDEEAVQIYNQIFTQDKYYLAAFELASRLVKDKKNYDLALKILDDTNSDEVLILGYKGFIYENLKDFSKAEEFYQKAANKDDIDAMNYLGRLYETQKEMKKAKNIYNKAYMLGSISAGYKLAYILEDEEKEKNPPVSNNDNEPAKRNKEAKKILERLANSGDDYSMVDLSLYYPENDKMVRILNLEAAAKLNTTAFYNLGVYYYNKKNKDKAKFYFKVAKENGYDIGDVFSAYIAE; encoded by the coding sequence ATGAAAAAATGTATATATATATTATTTGTGTTATTATTTCTAGTATCTTGCTCAAAAAATGATGCTGGTTATGATGCACTTGAAAAAGGTCTTATCGGTATTTTGGAAAAGAAAGATTATGAATATATAATGAAAAATATAAATGAATCGGCAAAGGCTGGGAATGAAGATGTCTACGGACTTGCCTATACTTATCTTGCTGAAAATGGGAGTATGTTCTTTAATAAATATATGAAAAAAAGCAAAGGAATTGCCGAATATTATCAGGCACTTTTGTTGCAGCAAACTAATGGAGATGAGCTTCAGATTCTAGATCTTTTAGAAAATTCAGCAAAGCAAGGGAATATAAAGGCTTATTACATGATTGGAAATATATATGAAAATAGGTTGCAGTTTACAAAGGCACAGGAATACTTGAAAAAAGGCAGAGATGCTGGAGAGATTTATTCGCTTTATTCATATGAATACAATAAAAAATTGATGAAATTTTATAAGCGGATAGAAGAGCTTAATCAAAAATTAAACGATGGAACGATTACATCAGAAGAAAAAAAGGAACTTGGAACTTTAGTTTTGGAAAAAGTTTCAAATCCAGAAAAAGCTTATGATATTTTAAAGGATTTTCTATCTGAAAATTATTCGCCTGCACTTTATGCAAAAGCAAAATTACTGGAAAAAGATGATAAGGATGAAGAAGCTGTGCAAATTTATAATCAGATATTTACACAGGATAAATATTATTTAGCGGCATTTGAGCTGGCTTCACGACTTGTAAAAGACAAAAAAAATTATGACTTGGCATTAAAGATATTAGATGATACAAATTCTGATGAAGTTCTTATTTTAGGATATAAAGGATTTATTTATGAAAATTTAAAGGATTTTTCAAAAGCGGAAGAATTTTATCAGAAAGCTGCTAATAAAGATGACATTGACGCAATGAATTATCTTGGACGTTTGTATGAAACTCAAAAGGAAATGAAAAAAGCTAAAAATATTTATAATAAGGCATATATGCTAGGTTCAATTTCAGCTGGATATAAACTTGCCTATATTCTTGAAGATGAGGAAAAAGAAAAAAATCCTCCTGTAAGCAACAATGATAATGAACCAGCAAAACGAAATAAAGAAGCTAAAAAGATACTTGAAAGACTTGCAAATAGCGGAGATGACTATTCAATGGTAGATTTAAGCCTTTATTATCCAGAAAATGATAAAATGGTTAGAATCTTGAATCTGGAAGCCGCTGCAAAACTGAATACAACTGCATTTTACAATTTAGGAGTTTATTATTATAACAAAAAAAATAAAGACAAGGCAAAATTTTATTTTAAAGTTGCTAAAGAAAATGGATATGATATTGGAGATGTCTTTAGTGCTTATATAGCCGAGTAA